The Ancylothrix sp. D3o genome window below encodes:
- a CDS encoding DUF3067 family protein, protein MTGNDLRELLLNKWGRSYDVQLRRTQGKIFVQVMWKYLEQVSFPMTEPEYVSHLDTIAGYLHAWGAVEQVERYIRQTRERPRLGKAVSIPIDLGERASEWLLEQF, encoded by the coding sequence ATGACCGGCAACGACTTACGCGAACTGTTGCTGAATAAGTGGGGACGCTCTTATGATGTCCAACTGCGCCGCACTCAAGGCAAAATTTTTGTGCAGGTAATGTGGAAGTACCTCGAGCAAGTTTCGTTTCCGATGACGGAGCCGGAATATGTTTCTCATTTGGATACGATTGCTGGTTATTTACACGCTTGGGGTGCGGTGGAGCAGGTGGAGCGCTATATCCGCCAAACAAGGGAACGTCCCCGCTTGGGTAAGGCGGTGAGTATTCCGATTGATTTGGGTGAGCGTGCTTCGGAATGGTTGCTGGAACAGTTTTAG
- a CDS encoding type II toxin-antitoxin system HicB family antitoxin: MKNKVLTAIIHKEEDMYVAECPEVGTVDQGETIEEAIANLKEATRLYLEVCSVEDVSPRFVTAIEVSYA; this comes from the coding sequence ATGAAAAACAAAGTTTTAACGGCAATTATCCACAAGGAAGAGGATATGTATGTGGCAGAATGTCCTGAAGTGGGGACAGTGGATCAGGGGGAGACGATTGAGGAGGCGATTGCTAATTTAAAAGAGGCAACTCGGCTTTATTTGGAGGTGTGTAGTGTAGAAGATGTCAGTCCGAGATTTGTGACGGCTATTGAGGTTAGCTATGCCTAG
- a CDS encoding type II toxin-antitoxin system HicB family antitoxin, with product MLRYKIHIYWSQEDQAFIAEVPELPGCTADGETYQQALQNVEIIMQEWIETATEKNRPIPQPKNRLVCAE from the coding sequence ATGCTACGCTATAAAATACACATTTACTGGAGTCAAGAAGACCAAGCATTTATAGCCGAAGTCCCAGAACTTCCTGGCTGTACTGCTGATGGCGAAACCTATCAACAAGCACTGCAAAACGTAGAAATCATCATGCAAGAATGGATAGAAACCGCCACAGAAAAAAATCGGCCTATTCCCCAACCAAAAAACCGGCTAGTATGTGCAGAATAG
- a CDS encoding ABC-F family ATP-binding cassette domain-containing protein, which produces MLRLEHISKVYPTGEVLKDVNWEVKPGDRIGLVGVNGAGKSTQLKIIAGEVEPSSGVVIRPASLHIAYLTQEFDVDPTRTVREEFWTVFKEANDVQHGLARVQREMQTATPEELDKLIHELDRYQRKFEALDGYGLDARIEKILPEMGFEQEDGDRLVSAFSGGWQMRMSLGKILLQDPDLLLLDEPTNHLDLETIEWLENYLRGLMIPMVIVAHDRAFLDRLCTQIVETERGVSTTYLGNYSTYLQQKAENKMAQLSAYERQQKEIETQQAFVERFRASATRSTQAKSREKQLDKIERIEAPISDVRTLKFRFPDPPRSGREVVIIEDLVHSYDEKILFLGAELLIERGDRVAFLGPNGCGKSTLLHLIMGMEKPTDGTIKLGDHNVIPSYFEQNQAEALDLSKTVMDTIHDEVPDWKNEEVRTHLGRFLFAGEMAFKKVEALSGGEKARLALAKMLLKPANLLILDEPTNHLDIPAKEMLEEALKSYEGTVILVSHDRFFISQVANKIVDVRDGELRLYRGDYQYYLDKVAEEKEKAKLDKIAAEKAAKAEAKRVAQKEKLKGKKGK; this is translated from the coding sequence ATGCTGAGATTAGAACATATTAGTAAGGTTTACCCCACCGGCGAAGTGCTTAAAGATGTGAACTGGGAAGTCAAACCTGGGGATCGAATTGGTTTGGTGGGGGTTAATGGTGCGGGAAAATCTACGCAACTTAAGATTATTGCCGGTGAAGTCGAACCGAGTTCGGGTGTGGTAATTCGACCGGCTAGTTTGCATATTGCTTATTTAACTCAAGAGTTTGATGTTGATCCAACTCGGACGGTGCGCGAGGAGTTTTGGACGGTTTTTAAAGAAGCAAATGATGTGCAGCATGGACTCGCACGGGTTCAGCGAGAAATGCAAACGGCGACGCCTGAAGAGTTGGATAAATTGATTCACGAGTTGGATAGATATCAGCGCAAGTTTGAGGCGTTGGATGGGTATGGTTTGGATGCGCGAATTGAGAAAATTTTGCCGGAGATGGGTTTTGAACAGGAGGATGGCGACCGGCTGGTGAGTGCGTTTAGTGGCGGCTGGCAAATGCGGATGAGTTTAGGAAAAATTTTGCTACAAGATCCTGATTTGCTGTTGCTGGATGAACCGACTAACCATTTAGATTTGGAGACGATTGAGTGGTTAGAAAATTATCTGCGGGGGTTAATGATTCCGATGGTAATTGTGGCGCATGACCGGGCTTTTTTAGACCGGCTTTGTACGCAAATTGTAGAGACGGAGAGGGGGGTTTCTACGACTTATTTAGGTAATTATTCGACGTATTTGCAACAAAAAGCTGAGAATAAGATGGCGCAGTTGTCGGCTTATGAACGGCAGCAAAAGGAGATTGAAACTCAGCAGGCTTTTGTGGAGCGTTTTCGGGCGAGTGCGACGCGGAGCACGCAGGCAAAAAGCCGCGAGAAGCAGTTAGATAAGATTGAGCGTATTGAGGCTCCGATTTCTGATGTGCGGACGTTGAAATTTCGTTTTCCTGATCCGCCTCGGAGTGGTCGAGAGGTAGTTATTATTGAGGATTTGGTGCATTCTTATGATGAAAAGATTTTGTTTTTGGGTGCAGAGTTGTTGATTGAACGGGGCGACCGGGTGGCTTTTTTGGGGCCAAATGGTTGTGGAAAATCGACGCTTTTGCATTTGATTATGGGGATGGAAAAGCCGACGGATGGGACGATTAAGTTGGGGGATCATAATGTGATTCCTTCGTATTTTGAGCAAAATCAGGCTGAGGCTTTGGATTTGAGTAAGACTGTGATGGATACTATCCATGATGAGGTTCCTGATTGGAAGAATGAGGAGGTAAGGACTCATTTGGGCCGGTTTTTGTTTGCTGGGGAGATGGCGTTTAAGAAGGTGGAGGCTTTGAGTGGGGGTGAGAAGGCTCGTTTGGCGTTGGCTAAGATGCTTTTGAAGCCGGCAAATTTGTTGATTTTGGATGAGCCTACGAATCATTTGGATATCCCGGCTAAGGAGATGTTGGAGGAGGCTTTAAAGAGTTATGAGGGGACGGTGATTTTGGTTTCTCACGACCGATTTTTTATTTCGCAGGTTGCTAATAAGATTGTTGATGTTCGTGATGGGGAGTTGCGGTTATATCGGGGGGATTATCAGTATTATTTGGATAAGGTTGCTGAGGAGAAGGAGAAGGCGAAGTTAGATAAGATTGCGGCGGAAAAGGCTGCGAAGGCTGAGGCGAAACGGGTGGCGCAGAAGGAGAAGTTGAAGGGGAAGAAGGGTAAGTAA
- a CDS encoding type II toxin-antitoxin system HicA family toxin, translating into MPRLPRISGQEAVRTLERLGFIRVRQTGSHVVLRKAVEGGDFSCVVPLRKELKVGTLAGVLRQAQVSPDEFIDNL; encoded by the coding sequence ATGCCTAGATTACCGCGAATCTCTGGTCAAGAAGCTGTGCGGACGTTAGAACGGTTAGGTTTTATTCGGGTGAGGCAAACGGGGAGTCATGTTGTTTTAAGAAAGGCTGTTGAAGGGGGAGATTTTTCTTGCGTTGTGCCATTACGAAAAGAGTTAAAAGTGGGGACTTTGGCCGGTGTTTTAAGGCAGGCACAAGTTAGTCCTGATGAGTTTATTGATAATTTGTGA
- a CDS encoding protein kinase, protein MFFPIPLGTTLQNRYCLIDLNPPEKFYRSYLAKDLQQQNQLCTVLEITTPEIADRPAFKKQFQDEVENLYRLRHPQLPKIYSSFEENDRLFLIQDYIEGKSYSRQIKQQQTPLNEAEVIQILLQILPPLEYLHTFGFTHGQISPENIIQPASIGNLTPETTLLPVLINLNLVPQLLHRLLPDNPETYPQSDVGRDLYDLAITATTFLTGIPYPELIDKAGQMRWDWQTLTPISIEFGQILNRSLSYQPGVPYHSASELRHALQKLSQPPQPTPQLSPQPRPKKPTTVAHKWGNPWAYLFSLLLVGGVGAGTWAALNLLLNPNFPPIPTWQMPGKSTSKATPSKIAPTPLPSPTTSPVVLKLSPQGKTTLEGSLKDQQSIIYKISLKAGQQLNASLADKAVAMTVLNSNRQPLDAQALQVQRYTAPLFSGGDYFIQLVPASNTPQSKYKLDVNINNYFPKKICQEPSNLKAENWYPVFVDYTKQNLETIQSKYCRNTFIIPATATTGPSVQVAAFGSVEQAKAFAELMKTQLGSALVGKPTKTPKISCSDASTGNEKTWYPVYLEYSKEKYDQILSYCPTASVTDRPARQGTYIEVAAFLDRSKAEQLAAFINQEIGGAELGEASNRNAAESNAEK, encoded by the coding sequence ATGTTTTTTCCCATTCCCCTCGGCACTACTTTACAAAACCGCTACTGCCTAATAGACTTAAACCCCCCGGAAAAATTTTACCGCAGCTATTTGGCCAAAGACCTACAACAGCAAAACCAACTGTGTACTGTCCTCGAAATAACAACCCCCGAAATAGCAGACCGGCCAGCCTTTAAAAAGCAATTCCAAGACGAAGTAGAAAACCTTTACCGTCTGCGACACCCCCAACTCCCCAAAATTTACAGCAGCTTTGAAGAAAACGACCGGCTTTTTTTAATCCAAGACTATATCGAAGGCAAAAGCTATTCTCGCCAAATTAAACAGCAGCAAACTCCTTTGAATGAAGCAGAAGTCATCCAAATATTACTGCAAATTTTGCCACCGCTAGAATATCTCCACACTTTCGGTTTCACTCACGGCCAAATTTCTCCAGAAAATATTATTCAACCGGCCAGCATCGGCAACCTGACGCCAGAAACAACACTTTTGCCGGTGTTAATAAACTTGAATTTAGTCCCCCAACTCCTTCACCGTTTACTCCCAGACAACCCCGAAACTTACCCCCAAAGCGATGTCGGTAGAGACCTTTATGATCTTGCCATCACCGCCACCACTTTCCTCACCGGCATCCCCTATCCAGAATTAATCGATAAGGCCGGTCAAATGCGTTGGGACTGGCAAACCCTCACCCCCATCAGTATTGAATTTGGGCAAATTCTAAATCGCAGCCTCAGCTACCAACCAGGAGTACCCTACCACAGTGCCAGCGAATTACGCCACGCCCTACAAAAATTATCTCAGCCCCCCCAACCCACACCCCAACTTTCCCCTCAACCGCGCCCAAAAAAGCCGACAACTGTTGCTCACAAATGGGGAAACCCTTGGGCATATTTATTCAGCCTGCTTTTAGTAGGAGGCGTTGGCGCTGGGACATGGGCTGCATTGAATTTATTACTTAATCCTAATTTTCCCCCCATCCCCACTTGGCAGATGCCAGGGAAAAGCACATCGAAAGCCACTCCCTCGAAGATCGCCCCCACCCCACTACCCTCACCCACCACTTCACCGGTTGTCTTAAAATTATCTCCCCAAGGAAAAACCACCCTAGAAGGCAGTCTCAAAGATCAGCAAAGCATTATTTATAAAATTTCTCTAAAAGCCGGTCAGCAGTTAAATGCTTCCCTCGCTGACAAAGCAGTGGCGATGACAGTTCTCAATTCCAACCGGCAACCCCTAGACGCCCAAGCATTACAAGTACAGCGCTATACAGCCCCATTGTTTTCTGGAGGCGATTATTTTATTCAACTGGTGCCGGCCTCGAATACCCCTCAGTCGAAATATAAACTAGATGTCAATATAAACAATTATTTTCCCAAAAAAATCTGCCAAGAACCATCAAACCTTAAAGCAGAAAATTGGTATCCAGTTTTTGTAGACTACACAAAACAAAACTTAGAAACAATACAATCAAAATATTGCCGCAACACCTTTATTATTCCCGCCACAGCAACAACCGGCCCCTCAGTACAAGTAGCAGCATTTGGATCAGTTGAACAAGCAAAAGCCTTTGCCGAATTAATGAAAACCCAACTTGGTAGCGCCCTGGTTGGCAAACCAACAAAAACCCCAAAAATATCCTGTAGCGACGCTTCAACGGGGAACGAAAAAACATGGTATCCCGTGTATCTGGAATACAGTAAAGAAAAATATGATCAAATTCTCTCTTATTGTCCCACAGCATCCGTAACAGACAGACCGGCCCGCCAAGGCACCTATATTGAAGTGGCGGCATTTTTGGATCGTTCCAAAGCAGAACAACTCGCGGCTTTTATTAATCAAGAAATCGGAGGAGCAGAACTTGGAGAAGCAAGCAACCGGAATGCAGCAGAATCAAATGCAGAAAAATAA
- the rpmI gene encoding 50S ribosomal protein L35 has protein sequence MPKLKTRKAAAKRFRATGSGKIMRRKAFKSHLLEHKSADRKRNLGKMALVDERDADNVRGMLPYL, from the coding sequence ATGCCTAAACTAAAAACCCGCAAAGCAGCCGCCAAGCGTTTTAGAGCCACCGGCAGCGGCAAAATCATGCGCCGGAAAGCCTTCAAAAGCCACCTTCTCGAACACAAAAGCGCAGACCGCAAACGCAACCTCGGCAAAATGGCCCTCGTTGATGAACGCGATGCCGACAACGTGCGCGGAATGCTCCCGTATTTGTAA
- a CDS encoding serine/threonine-protein kinase, translating into MKPVFCTQGHENPTGSRFCLQCGEKLNPANTGILSQGMILGERYRVQREIGRGGFGRTYLAEDINRFNEHCVLKEFAPQVAGTYALQKGQELFEREAGILYKLQHPQIPRFREMFRANYNNEGHLFLVQDYVEGQNYRTLLQNRRVQNRLFTEPEITQFFIQILPVLAYIHSQGVIHRDISPDNIILRNSDLLPVLIDFGGVKEIAANLQSEFVGTQPATRLGKVGYAPDEQMQMGKVYPHSDLYSLAVTGLVLLTGIEPQNLRDPQTLLWNWHKHTTLSPTFSAVLDKMLAYRPGERYQNAGEVLNALQNFSTPTPQPQNLTQNLTQPIAPQQKPVANISPQPKTNSNGNLLVMGGIIVAMTSIGLWAGNYWVDSQRQPNNTDNITPDNTDISSQFSPQEQQRKIALQQQRKLLLIDYKFYVQLVNQIYFDQYPEQKGTTLTDKPQDETWRERWDNIAQETLKKLQTISEPARRRMGSYKRSDPDRRKIEINKKFLGSRSLNDLTDVKFFSLFPEQRNNQNFINTPIGQVWQAIAEEQTQNILNGTAIEEIKFQAGTTSTALNDTLQPATGKAYIAKLNKNQFMQLNLEPQPEIQLSIYPPSGKTPPLLQDSPQLNWSGKLPENGYYEIIIVSQATQPVSYQLTLSVTNSAP; encoded by the coding sequence ATGAAACCTGTTTTTTGCACTCAAGGACACGAAAACCCCACCGGCAGCCGGTTTTGCCTCCAATGTGGCGAAAAACTCAACCCTGCCAACACCGGCATCCTCAGTCAAGGAATGATTCTCGGCGAACGTTACCGCGTGCAGCGAGAAATAGGACGAGGTGGCTTTGGACGCACATATTTAGCCGAAGACATCAACCGCTTTAACGAACATTGCGTCTTAAAAGAATTTGCCCCCCAAGTTGCCGGCACCTACGCCCTCCAAAAAGGACAAGAACTCTTTGAAAGAGAAGCCGGCATATTATATAAACTCCAACATCCCCAAATTCCCCGCTTCCGCGAAATGTTTCGGGCAAACTATAACAACGAAGGACATTTATTTTTAGTTCAAGACTATGTAGAAGGACAAAATTATCGCACCCTCCTCCAAAACCGGCGCGTTCAAAATCGGCTTTTCACCGAACCCGAAATCACACAATTTTTTATCCAAATTTTGCCCGTTTTAGCCTACATTCACAGCCAAGGCGTCATTCACCGCGACATATCCCCAGACAATATCATCTTAAGAAATAGTGATTTATTACCCGTATTAATCGACTTTGGCGGAGTCAAAGAAATAGCAGCCAACCTGCAATCAGAATTTGTTGGTACCCAACCAGCCACCCGCCTCGGCAAAGTCGGATACGCCCCTGACGAACAAATGCAAATGGGCAAAGTTTACCCCCACAGCGATCTTTATTCCCTCGCCGTCACCGGCCTAGTTCTCCTCACCGGCATCGAACCCCAAAACCTCAGAGATCCTCAAACCCTACTTTGGAACTGGCATAAACACACAACCCTCAGCCCCACCTTTAGCGCCGTCCTTGATAAAATGCTGGCCTACCGCCCCGGAGAACGCTATCAAAATGCCGGTGAAGTCCTCAACGCCCTACAAAACTTTTCTACACCCACACCCCAACCACAAAACCTCACTCAAAACCTCACTCAACCCATCGCCCCACAACAAAAGCCGGTGGCCAATATTTCCCCCCAACCCAAAACAAACTCCAACGGAAATTTATTAGTTATGGGTGGCATAATTGTAGCCATGACAAGTATCGGATTATGGGCCGGCAACTATTGGGTAGACAGCCAACGCCAGCCAAATAATACTGACAATATCACCCCAGACAATACCGACATCTCCAGCCAATTTTCCCCCCAAGAACAACAGCGCAAAATTGCTTTGCAACAGCAACGAAAACTTTTACTAATTGATTATAAATTTTACGTCCAGTTAGTAAATCAAATTTACTTTGACCAATATCCCGAACAAAAAGGCACTACCTTAACTGATAAGCCACAAGACGAAACCTGGCGCGAGAGATGGGATAACATTGCTCAAGAAACGTTAAAAAAACTCCAAACAATAAGCGAACCGGCCCGCCGACGAATGGGAAGTTATAAGCGCAGCGATCCAGACCGGCGCAAAATCGAAATTAACAAAAAATTCCTCGGCAGTCGATCCCTCAATGACTTAACCGATGTAAAATTTTTCAGCTTATTTCCCGAACAAAGAAACAACCAGAATTTTATTAATACACCCATTGGTCAAGTATGGCAAGCCATTGCCGAAGAACAAACACAAAATATCTTAAACGGAACCGCAATAGAAGAAATAAAATTTCAAGCTGGCACCACCAGCACAGCCCTTAACGACACTCTACAACCCGCAACCGGCAAAGCTTATATTGCCAAACTCAATAAAAATCAATTCATGCAATTAAATTTAGAACCACAACCAGAAATACAACTTTCTATTTACCCACCCTCCGGTAAAACCCCACCATTATTGCAAGACTCCCCTCAATTAAACTGGTCTGGAAAATTACCCGAAAACGGTTATTACGAAATCATTATTGTATCCCAAGCCACACAGCCAGTTTCCTACCAACTCACCCTCAGCGTCACCAATAGCGCCCCCTAA
- the tatC gene encoding twin-arginine translocase subunit TatC, whose amino-acid sequence MTSLPEDDYLSDIPDDVEMSLFDHLEELRERIFYSVLAVVIAAGGSFFAVKPIVQFLEVPAQNVKFIQIAPGEYFFVSVKTAAYSGILLATPFILYQIIQFVIPGLTRRERRFLAPIVFGSSILFVAGLAFSYIALIPAALNFLINYGEGVVEQLLSIDRYFEFVLLLMLSTGLAFQIPVIQMLLGLLGIVSSKQMLSGWRYVLLGGAVLGAVLTPSTDPITQMLLAGAVIGLYFGGTGAVMLLGR is encoded by the coding sequence ATTACATCACTCCCAGAAGATGATTACCTCAGCGACATTCCCGACGATGTAGAAATGTCCTTATTTGACCACCTCGAAGAATTACGAGAACGCATTTTTTACTCAGTCTTAGCAGTAGTTATTGCAGCCGGTGGAAGCTTTTTTGCCGTCAAACCCATTGTCCAATTCTTAGAAGTGCCGGCCCAAAACGTTAAATTTATTCAAATAGCCCCAGGCGAATATTTCTTCGTCTCCGTAAAAACCGCCGCCTATAGTGGAATATTACTCGCTACACCCTTCATACTTTACCAAATCATCCAATTTGTCATTCCTGGTTTAACCAGACGCGAACGCCGGTTTTTAGCCCCGATTGTTTTTGGTTCCAGCATCTTATTTGTAGCAGGACTTGCATTTTCTTATATAGCCCTTATACCCGCAGCCTTAAACTTTTTAATCAACTATGGAGAAGGAGTAGTCGAGCAATTATTATCAATTGATCGCTATTTTGAATTCGTCTTACTTTTAATGCTCAGCACCGGCCTAGCCTTTCAAATACCAGTCATCCAAATGTTACTAGGATTACTCGGCATTGTCTCCTCAAAACAAATGTTAAGCGGCTGGCGTTACGTCTTACTTGGAGGAGCAGTTTTAGGTGCCGTCCTCACCCCGTCCACAGATCCTATTACTCAAATGTTATTGGCCGGTGCTGTTATTGGCTTATACTTCGGCGGCACCGGCGCCGTCATGCTCCTTGGACGCTAA
- a CDS encoding transporter substrate-binding domain-containing protein, which translates to MKKHFLYAIFKNPPFLKKLRVFQATIKPQQIKTPLFSSISFLSLFLIALFFSFLTTFYPFLSATGTPFQQKPTQLKIAIKDNIRPLGFRDNTATLQGLEIDIAHKLAEELYGNPDAVELIPVSNKDRLKVILEEKVNFTIARLTATETRGRLVEFSIPYYLDGAGIITKNPNIKNLQNLSNQTIVVLNNSDTIANIKYFIPNAKLLGTDSYQNAKTLIEQGQATAFAGDASILAGWVQENPEYHILPTLLTAEPLSIAMPKGLQYANLRLEVNYAIQAWKAEGWLENRLQYWGLPLTQDTLTPQNFNLPSRPTQNP; encoded by the coding sequence ATGAAAAAACATTTCCTATACGCTATCTTTAAAAACCCCCCTTTCTTAAAGAAACTTCGGGTTTTCCAGGCCACAATCAAACCCCAACAAATCAAAACACCCCTTTTTTCATCGATTAGCTTTCTAAGCCTATTTTTAATTGCTTTATTCTTTAGCTTTTTAACAACTTTTTACCCCTTTCTCAGCGCCACCGGCACCCCCTTTCAGCAAAAACCAACCCAACTCAAAATCGCCATTAAAGACAACATCCGTCCCCTTGGCTTTCGAGACAACACCGCAACCCTCCAAGGCTTAGAAATAGATATTGCACACAAATTAGCCGAAGAACTCTATGGAAACCCCGATGCTGTAGAACTTATCCCCGTTTCCAATAAAGACCGGCTCAAAGTCATTTTAGAAGAAAAAGTTAACTTCACAATTGCCCGCCTCACCGCCACAGAAACAAGAGGCCGGCTTGTAGAATTCAGCATCCCTTACTACCTAGACGGCGCCGGCATCATCACCAAAAACCCCAACATCAAAAACCTCCAAAATCTCAGTAACCAAACAATCGTCGTCCTCAACAACTCCGACACCATTGCCAACATCAAATACTTTATCCCCAACGCCAAACTACTCGGCACCGACTCCTACCAAAACGCCAAAACCCTCATCGAACAAGGACAAGCCACCGCCTTTGCCGGTGATGCCAGCATTCTAGCCGGTTGGGTACAAGAAAACCCAGAATATCATATTTTACCCACCTTGCTCACAGCAGAACCCCTTAGCATCGCCATGCCAAAAGGGCTCCAATATGCTAACTTACGCTTAGAAGTAAACTATGCAATCCAAGCCTGGAAAGCAGAAGGATGGTTAGAAAACCGGCTCCAATATTGGGGTTTACCCCTAACACAAGACACCCTTACCCCCCAAAATTTTAACCTTCCCTCTCGCCCAACTCAAAATCCCTAA
- the petC gene encoding cytochrome b6-f complex iron-sulfur subunit, producing the protein MAQVSGSSDVPSMGRRQFMNLLMFGSLTGTALGALYPVVKYFIPPSSGGSGGGVTAKDALGNDISLSNFLETHNTGERVLAQGLKGDPTYIVVESSSAIANYGINAVCTHLGCVVPWNASENKFMCPCHGSQYDSTGKVVRGPAPLSLALVHANVADDKVAFTPWTETDFRTGDDPWWA; encoded by the coding sequence ATGGCTCAAGTTTCTGGATCATCAGACGTACCCAGCATGGGTCGTCGGCAGTTTATGAACCTGCTCATGTTTGGCTCCCTCACCGGCACCGCATTGGGCGCACTCTATCCCGTCGTTAAATACTTCATTCCCCCCTCCTCTGGCGGCAGCGGCGGTGGTGTCACAGCCAAAGATGCCTTGGGCAATGACATCAGCCTCAGCAACTTTTTGGAGACCCACAACACCGGCGAACGTGTTCTAGCGCAAGGGCTAAAAGGAGACCCCACCTATATAGTCGTGGAAAGCTCCTCAGCCATTGCCAACTATGGCATCAACGCCGTTTGCACCCACCTGGGATGCGTGGTACCTTGGAACGCCAGCGAAAACAAATTCATGTGTCCCTGTCATGGTTCCCAGTATGACAGCACCGGCAAAGTGGTACGCGGGCCGGCCCCCCTGTCGTTGGCTCTTGTCCACGCCAACGTCGCCGACGACAAAGTTGCCTTCACACCCTGGACAGAAACCGACTTCCGTACAGGTGATGACCCCTGGTGGGCCTAA
- the rplT gene encoding 50S ribosomal protein L20 translates to MTRVKRGNVARKRRNKILKIAKGYRGSHSTLFRTANQQVMKALRNAYRDRKRRKRDFRRLWITRINAAARQHGMSYSQLIGKLKKANIQLNRKMLAQLAVLDAESFNKVVEMAAQAK, encoded by the coding sequence ATGACCAGAGTCAAACGCGGTAATGTAGCCCGCAAACGCCGCAATAAAATTCTCAAAATCGCCAAAGGCTATCGCGGCAGCCACTCCACACTGTTCCGTACAGCCAACCAGCAGGTAATGAAGGCGTTACGCAACGCCTACCGCGACCGCAAACGTCGCAAACGCGATTTTCGCCGCCTCTGGATCACCCGCATCAACGCCGCAGCCCGTCAGCACGGCATGAGCTATAGCCAACTCATCGGCAAGTTGAAAAAAGCCAACATTCAACTCAACCGTAAAATGCTGGCTCAACTCGCAGTCCTTGATGCAGAAAGCTTTAACAAAGTCGTTGAAATGGCCGCTCAAGCTAAATAA
- the petA gene encoding cytochrome f, whose product MKRTRLSVMLLGYKAVVKSVLLAAATVVIFLASDLALPQSAAAYPFWAQQTAPETPREATGRIVCANCHLGAKPTEVEVPQSVLPDTVFEAVVKIPYDTNNQQVLGDGSKGPLNVGAVLMLPEGFKIAPEDRIPEEMKEKIEGLYYQPYAEGQDNVVIIGPLPGEQYQELIFPVLSPNPETDKNIHYGKYPIHVGGNRGRGQIYPTGEKTNNAIYNASAAGTITKIAQQEEGGYQVSIQTADGKTVVDNVPAGPELVVSEGQEIAAGSPLNANPNVGGFGQIDTEIVLQSSGRIQGLLAFFGIVTITQIFLVLKKKQVEKVQAAEMNF is encoded by the coding sequence ATGAAAAGAACTCGTTTGTCGGTGATGTTGCTGGGATATAAGGCCGTTGTCAAAAGCGTATTACTCGCCGCTGCAACTGTCGTCATCTTCTTAGCCAGTGACCTAGCCCTGCCTCAGTCCGCTGCTGCCTATCCCTTTTGGGCGCAGCAAACAGCCCCAGAAACGCCCCGCGAAGCAACCGGTCGCATTGTTTGCGCCAACTGCCACCTCGGTGCCAAACCCACCGAAGTTGAAGTTCCTCAATCAGTTTTGCCAGATACCGTATTTGAAGCCGTCGTTAAAATTCCTTACGACACCAACAACCAGCAAGTTTTGGGCGATGGTAGCAAAGGGCCCCTGAATGTCGGTGCCGTTTTGATGTTACCCGAAGGCTTTAAAATTGCCCCCGAAGATCGCATTCCTGAAGAAATGAAGGAAAAAATCGAAGGGCTTTATTATCAACCTTACGCCGAAGGACAAGATAACGTTGTTATCATTGGCCCTCTCCCCGGTGAACAATACCAAGAATTAATTTTCCCGGTGCTGTCTCCGAATCCCGAAACCGATAAAAATATCCATTACGGGAAATATCCTATCCACGTTGGCGGAAATCGCGGTCGCGGTCAAATTTATCCCACCGGCGAAAAAACCAACAATGCAATTTATAACGCTTCTGCTGCCGGTACAATTACCAAAATTGCCCAGCAAGAAGAAGGCGGTTATCAAGTCAGCATTCAAACCGCTGATGGCAAAACCGTTGTTGATAACGTTCCCGCCGGCCCTGAGTTGGTGGTTTCTGAAGGGCAAGAAATTGCTGCCGGTTCACCTTTAAATGCTAACCCCAACGTTGGCGGTTTTGGTCAAATTGACACCGAAATTGTCTTGCAAAGTTCTGGTCGCATTCAAGGTTTATTAGCTTTCTTTGGCATTGTGACGATTACTCAAATCTTCTTGGTTTTGAAGAAGAAACAAGTCGAGAAAGTCCAAGCCGCCGAAATGAATTTCTAA